A section of the Telopea speciosissima isolate NSW1024214 ecotype Mountain lineage chromosome 3, Tspe_v1, whole genome shotgun sequence genome encodes:
- the LOC122653682 gene encoding magnesium protoporphyrin IX methyltransferase, chloroplastic, with translation MPSAALPVPPLSTATDVSSVVASFDGTTLAFLGGGSIAAAAAVLSFADPEKRRQLQAEEVGGGDKEVVREYFNNSGFQRWRKIYGETDDVNKVQLDIRLGHSKTVENVMKMLTDERPLEGVTVCDAGCGTGCLSIPLAKQGAIVSASDISAAMVAEAEKQAREELLQGQSDGKAIIPKFEVSDLESLEGKYDTVVCLDVLIHYPQSKADGMIAHLASLAEKRLILSFAPKTFYYDLLKRVGELFPGPSKATRAYLHAEADVERALNKIGWRIRNRGLVTTQFYFAKLVEAVPAT, from the exons ATGCCCTCAGCAGCTCTTCCAGTTCCACCGCTGTCCACCGCAACCGATGTGTCGTCCGTTGTGGCCTCTTTCGATGGCACAACCCTGGCCTTCTTGGGTGGTGGTTCTATCGCCGCCGCGGCCGCTGTGCTCTCCTTTGCCGACCCTGAGAAGCGTAGGCAGCTGCAGGCCGAGGAGGTCGGAGGAGGGGACAAGGAGGTGGTGAGGGAGTACTTTAACAACTCCGGCTTCCAGCGATGGAGGAAAATCTACGGAGAGACCGACGACGTTAACAAGGTCCAGCTCGACATCCGACTTGGCCACTCCAAGACCGTCGAGAATGTCATGAAGATGCTCACCGACGAGCGCCCCTTGGAAGGCGTCACCGTCTGCGATGCCGGCTGCGGCACTGGTTGCCTCTCCATTCCCCTCGCCAAGCAGGGCGCCATTGTCTCCGCCAGTGATATCTCTGCCGCCATGGTTGCCGAGGCTGAGAAACAG GCAAGAGAAGAGCTTCTTCAAGGGCAGAGTGATGGAAAGGCAATaataccaaagtttgaagtGAGCGATTTGGAGAGCTTAGAAGGGAAGTACGACACGGTGGTATGTTTAGACGTGTTGATACATTACCCGCAGAGCAAGGCGGACGGGATGATAGCGCACTTGGCATCGCTGGCAGAGAAACGTTTGATACTAAGCTTTGCTCCTAAGACATTCTACTACGATCTGTTGAAGAGGGTAGGAGAGCTATTCCCGGGGCCTTCCAAAGCCACCCGAGCTTACCTTCATGCAGAGGCCGATGTTGAGAGGGCATTGAACAAGATTGGATGGCGGATCAGGAACAGAGGTCTCGTCACCACTCAGTTTTACTTCGCCAAGTTGGTCGAGGCGGTACCTGCTACTTGA
- the LOC122653661 gene encoding uncharacterized protein LOC122653661, with protein MEDSFRVRVDRAFGSLAVSSSSPSSMCSVWSLTDDEVERKEWNRGTDNLDREEIPCSSSFTGFFGKDRKTSQKESKNIRKEFRKDLEDLDDGDEDEQRGSGQSADRDGHYQEEWEIRSSIGLDCTLDNEEEEDECDKVAIGRKEDAGDYLYMRDISELEEYLNCDTVLPNSFREATRDPRANHLAASIRLKEDEAQAAKFNSSQASCTMLPVGFDPHVSEGENLKSILKRKANQPASKSQKRVRFDPECENNHESEMEEVQDLSTVTHPIGIRAVAENGSLLPQDSQGIPDYVWDPSKYTRYSFDSSSEVDEESNRQAYMDLLSMMKKPTSADTDLDCTCTASKSIVFTPKKKANNDSVVSSNEGKQTLGDVFEESVRKAGFPLGIAVGESQEGEACAMEEDELETATTDTSSSNRKVTRHYRFKVQLDDSDT; from the exons ATGGAAGACAGTTTCAGAGTTAGAGTTGATAGGGCTTTTGGCTCTCTAGCTGTGTCTTCATCGTCACCTTCGTCCATGTGTTCGGTATGGTCTCTGACCGACGATGAGGTTGAGAGAAAGGAATGGAATCGAGGTACAGACAATTTGGACAGAGAAGAAATCCCATGTTCTTCGTCCTTCACTGGGTTCTTCGGGAAGGACCGCAAGACTTCTCAGAAAGAGTCGAAAAATATTCGGAAAGAGTTTCGGAAGGATCTCGAAGACCTTGACGACGGTGACGAAGATGAGCAACGTGGTTCTGGTCAATCTGCCGATCGAGATGGCCACTACCAGGAAGAGTGGGAAATTCGTTCTTCAATTGGCTTAGACTGTACTCTGGATAACGAG gaagaggaagatgaatGTGATAAAGTGGCTATTGGCCGCAAGGAAGATGCAGGTGACTACTTGTATATGAGGGATATTTCTGAGCTTGAGGAATACTTAAATTGTGATACTGTGCTTCCAAATTCCTTTAGGGAGGCCACTCGGGATCCACGTGCTAATCACTTGGCAGCAAGCATTAGGCTCAAAGAAGATGAAGCCCAAGCTGCAAAATTCAATTCTTCTCAGGCTTCCTGTACTATGCTACCAGTTGGTTTTGATCCTCATGTATCTGAAGGTGAGAACTTGAAATCTATTCTGAAAAGGAAGGCAAATCAACCGGCATCAAAGTCACAAAAACGTGTGAGGTTTGACCCTGAATGTGAAAACAATCATGAGAGTGAGATGGAGGAAGTCCAGGATTTGTCGACAGTCACCCATCCGATAGGCATCCGTGCTGTTGCAGAAAATGGTTCACTGTTGCCTCAAGATTCCCAAGGAATTCCAGATTATGTTTGGGATCCATCCAAGTATACACGTTATAGTTTTGATTCATCAAGTGAAGTTGATGAAGAATCTAACCGACAAGCTTACATGGATCTTCTCAGCATGATGAAGAAGCCAACTTCTGCAGACACTGACCTAGATTGTACTTGTACCGCCTCGAAATCAATAGTATTTACTCCTAAAAAGAAGGCAAATAATGATTCAGTTGTGAGCAGCAACGAGGGTAAGCAAACCCTGGGAGATGTTTTTGAGGAGTCTGTGCGCAAGGCAGGCTTTCCCCTTGGCATTGCAGTTGGTGAATCCCAAGAAGGTGAAGCTTGTGCAATGGAAGAAGATGAGCTGGAAACAGCAACAACAGATACAAGCAGCAGCAACCGAAAAGTAACCCGCCATTATAGATTCAAAGTTCAGTTGGATGACTCTGATACTTGA